In the genome of Salinispirillum sp. LH 10-3-1, one region contains:
- a CDS encoding PHB depolymerase family esterase — translation MIQPVRWALALTMSLLMASLSSTVVAGTEYAYQFTQKSYPQSRNRNYTVYVPAGLTGVSPMVMALHGCRLTERDVLNDWGMKEAADRYGFILVTPFITSYNGLRNENCWGFWFNEHRHEGGGEVEDLVQIAKEVESNFSVDANRRFITGLSSGGAMAVVAAVAHNEYWAAAASAAGLPYGESASSVSLSGQCPGSATFHSISRVADDMQREVNDDYPIPMMVLQNERDCTVIPQAGRNIRDSWLAVFGDPDHNTLTTARADSSACAYTYQQSYSCVHERFTQDGTMNSRSVVETVFYTGPLATANPNDTDHGHYWIGGEDGNEGKWAVRQGPVYPDLIWDFFNRHARDASGAIDKPVVTLLGDNPMTLQINQPFYDPGASAVDPVEGSLPVNTTCDVNVDVDGTYYCTYVATNSEGVTGSAIRQVIVVDPNKPLETCVVESTSPVAHINSGRATAGGNYNLRALSSGDQMDIGFAWDSWSSVTLTEGEPGLWYTQQPEACQTQGGEPVPDPEPDPDPGFTCTQHYNTNLNHNSAGRAYYMMGYFTTGGNESLGGLSGVFTWVSEVSAGYYVAGQCPN, via the coding sequence ATGATACAACCCGTACGCTGGGCGCTCGCCCTGACGATGTCGCTCCTAATGGCGTCCCTTTCCAGTACCGTTGTTGCGGGTACTGAATACGCCTATCAATTCACTCAGAAGAGTTATCCGCAATCGCGCAACCGCAACTACACCGTCTATGTTCCCGCTGGCTTAACGGGCGTGAGCCCGATGGTGATGGCGCTGCATGGCTGTCGCCTAACCGAGCGCGACGTGCTGAACGATTGGGGCATGAAAGAGGCTGCCGATCGCTACGGCTTCATTCTGGTCACGCCGTTCATTACGTCGTACAACGGACTGCGCAACGAAAATTGCTGGGGTTTCTGGTTCAACGAGCACCGTCATGAAGGCGGTGGTGAAGTGGAAGACTTGGTGCAAATTGCCAAGGAAGTAGAAAGTAACTTTAGTGTGGATGCGAACCGTCGCTTTATCACGGGGTTGTCGTCCGGTGGTGCTATGGCTGTTGTTGCGGCGGTTGCACACAATGAGTACTGGGCTGCTGCTGCGTCTGCGGCGGGGTTACCCTATGGCGAATCCGCTTCGTCGGTGTCGTTGAGCGGACAGTGTCCAGGCAGTGCGACCTTCCATTCAATATCACGCGTGGCTGATGACATGCAGCGTGAGGTGAATGACGACTATCCGATTCCGATGATGGTCTTGCAGAACGAGCGTGATTGTACCGTTATTCCGCAAGCGGGGCGCAATATTCGTGACTCCTGGTTGGCGGTTTTCGGTGACCCCGACCACAACACGCTGACCACAGCGCGCGCCGACAGTTCGGCCTGTGCCTACACCTATCAACAAAGCTATTCCTGCGTACATGAACGGTTCACGCAAGACGGTACGATGAATAGCCGCTCGGTGGTGGAAACGGTGTTCTACACCGGGCCCCTAGCCACCGCCAACCCGAACGATACTGATCACGGACACTATTGGATTGGTGGTGAAGACGGCAACGAAGGCAAGTGGGCGGTGCGACAAGGGCCAGTGTATCCAGACTTGATCTGGGACTTCTTCAATCGCCACGCGCGTGATGCTAGCGGTGCGATTGATAAGCCTGTGGTCACCTTATTGGGTGATAACCCAATGACGCTGCAAATCAACCAGCCCTTTTATGATCCCGGTGCCAGTGCTGTAGACCCCGTTGAGGGTTCGTTGCCGGTCAATACGACCTGTGATGTGAATGTCGATGTGGATGGTACTTACTACTGTACCTATGTGGCGACCAACTCAGAGGGCGTAACCGGCTCGGCCATCCGTCAAGTAATAGTGGTGGACCCGAACAAACCATTGGAAACCTGTGTGGTGGAATCCACGTCACCGGTGGCGCACATCAACAGTGGCCGCGCGACAGCGGGTGGTAATTATAATCTGCGTGCCTTGTCGAGCGGCGACCAAATGGATATCGGCTTTGCTTGGGACAGTTGGTCGAGCGTTACCTTGACCGAAGGTGAACCTGGCCTGTGGTATACGCAGCAACCAGAAGCCTGTCAGACGCAGGGCGGTGAACCCGTTCCAGATCCTGAGCCGGACCCAGACCCAGGTTTTACCTGTACACAGCACTACAACACCAACCTGAATCATAATTCAGCCGGGCGAGCCTATTACATGATGGGTTACTTTACCACCGGTGGTAATGAGTCTCTGGGTGGCTTATCGGGTGTTTTTACGTGGGTTAGTGAGGTGTCGGCGGGGTACTACGTCGCGGGTCAATGCCCTAACTAA
- a CDS encoding VWA domain-containing protein, with protein MLIRFFLTCRHYGLPITVKELLVLLQGLQAGLAFADMDDFYRLSRMIMVKDESHFDRFDKAFAAFYEGLEDMPDPFAGKAIPPEWLDAEFYKHLSEEEKAAIEALGGLDELLKTLQERLNEQEGMHRGGNKWIGTGGTSPFGHAGYNPNGVRVGGESRHRRAAKVWEQRQYKNLDDHVELGTRNLKMALRKLRQFARTGSAEELNMDDTIRSTAHNGGMLDIRMQPERHNAVKVLLLLDVGGSMDDHVKVCEELFSACRSEFKHLKSFYFHNFTYDAVWTDNLLRRHQQMSLFDLLHTYGKDYKVIVVGDASMSPYEIAAPYGSIDFMNEEPGAVWFRRLSEHFKDLVWLNPVPEEHWSFTHSISMVQELVEDRMYPLTVDGLGRAIKALV; from the coding sequence ATGCTGATTCGCTTCTTTCTGACTTGCCGCCACTATGGCCTGCCTATTACGGTGAAGGAACTGCTGGTTTTACTGCAGGGCTTGCAGGCGGGGCTGGCCTTTGCCGATATGGACGACTTCTATCGCCTGTCGCGCATGATTATGGTGAAAGACGAGAGCCATTTTGATCGTTTTGACAAAGCATTTGCTGCATTCTATGAGGGGCTGGAAGACATGCCAGACCCCTTCGCAGGCAAAGCTATTCCGCCGGAATGGCTGGATGCGGAGTTCTACAAACACCTGAGTGAAGAAGAAAAAGCCGCCATTGAAGCCTTGGGTGGGCTGGATGAACTGCTCAAAACGCTGCAAGAACGTCTGAACGAACAAGAAGGCATGCATCGCGGTGGCAACAAATGGATTGGCACCGGCGGTACCAGTCCGTTCGGTCATGCCGGTTACAACCCCAATGGTGTGCGCGTGGGCGGTGAAAGCCGACACCGACGTGCAGCCAAGGTATGGGAGCAGCGGCAATATAAAAATCTCGACGACCACGTTGAACTGGGCACGCGTAACCTAAAGATGGCGCTACGCAAGTTGCGGCAGTTTGCCCGCACGGGCAGTGCAGAAGAGCTGAACATGGATGACACCATTCGTTCTACCGCGCACAACGGCGGCATGCTCGACATACGGATGCAACCGGAACGCCACAACGCGGTAAAGGTGCTGTTGTTGTTGGACGTGGGTGGCTCCATGGATGATCATGTTAAAGTCTGTGAAGAGCTGTTTTCGGCCTGTCGTAGCGAATTTAAGCATTTAAAGTCGTTCTATTTTCACAACTTCACCTACGACGCCGTGTGGACGGACAACCTACTGCGGCGTCATCAACAGATGAGTTTGTTTGATCTGCTGCACACCTATGGCAAGGACTACAAGGTGATCGTGGTCGGTGATGCCTCTATGTCGCCGTATGAAATCGCTGCGCCCTACGGCAGTATCGACTTTATGAACGAGGAGCCCGGTGCTGTCTGGTTTCGTCGTTTGTCCGAGCACTTTAAGGATCTGGTCTGGCTGAATCCTGTACCCGAAGAACATTGGTCGTTCACGCACAGCATCAGCATGGTGCAAGAGCTAGTGGAAGACCGCATGTATCCTCTGACGGTGGACGGTTTAGGTCGCGCCATAAAAGCCTTGGTATGA
- a CDS encoding MoxR family ATPase has product MGSFTGSDKYIATEALQLAVNAAMTLERPLLIKGEPGTGKTMLAEEIAAALDMPLIQWHVKSTTKAHQGLYEYDAVSRLRDSQLGDDRVHDIKNYIRRGKLWEAFASERRAVLLIDEVDKADIEFPNDLLVELDRMEFHVYETGETVKAAQRPVVIITSNNEKELPDAFLRRCFFHYIDFPDRETLQAIIDVHLPSIKNQLVRDALNVFFQVRELPGLKKRPSTSELIDWLKLLVSDDMAADAIKEGDIKQALPPLYGALLKNEQDVQLLERLAFLSRQKART; this is encoded by the coding sequence ATGGGTAGCTTTACCGGTTCTGACAAATACATCGCCACCGAGGCACTGCAGCTGGCGGTGAACGCTGCGATGACATTGGAGCGACCGCTCCTGATCAAGGGCGAGCCGGGTACGGGTAAAACCATGTTGGCGGAGGAAATTGCCGCTGCACTCGATATGCCGCTGATTCAGTGGCATGTGAAGTCGACCACCAAGGCTCACCAGGGTTTGTATGAGTACGATGCCGTATCGCGCTTGCGCGACAGCCAGTTGGGTGATGACCGAGTGCACGACATCAAGAACTACATTCGCCGCGGCAAGCTGTGGGAGGCTTTCGCGTCTGAGCGGCGCGCGGTGTTGTTGATCGACGAAGTGGACAAAGCCGACATTGAGTTTCCGAACGACTTGCTGGTTGAACTGGATCGCATGGAATTCCATGTGTACGAGACCGGTGAAACCGTCAAGGCGGCACAGCGGCCGGTGGTGATCATCACTTCCAACAATGAGAAAGAACTGCCGGATGCTTTTTTGCGCCGTTGTTTCTTCCACTATATAGACTTTCCAGATCGAGAAACCCTTCAAGCGATCATCGACGTACACTTGCCGAGCATCAAGAACCAGTTGGTGCGTGACGCACTCAATGTGTTCTTTCAAGTACGCGAATTGCCAGGGTTGAAGAAGCGCCCGTCAACGTCGGAGCTGATTGACTGGTTGAAACTACTGGTGTCGGACGATATGGCCGCTGACGCCATCAAAGAAGGTGACATCAAGCAGGCTCTGCCGCCGCTGTATGGCGCCTTGTTGAAGAATGAGCAGGACGTTCAGTTATTGGAACGCCTGGCCTTTTTGAGCCGGCAGAAAGCCCGCACCTAA
- a CDS encoding beta-ketoacyl-ACP synthase III, which yields MRLPQPSADVVISGTGLWTPDNVLTNEELVQVLNEYADRFNAEHAAEIEAGQVKAAARSDAGFIEKASGIKQRHVYIKDGILDVDRMRPNIPERADSELSHQAEIALAAAKKALAAANKTGSDIDAVIVSCAYTQRAYPAIAIEVQNALGIDGFGFDMLVACSAATFAQHRAYEMIKSGTARAVLVINPELTSPQVNYRDRDSHFIFGDVATAVVLERGDTANALHVYDVLGTQAKTLFSNTIRSNFGYLSRTNDADPFGPDKLFHQEGRTVFKEVCPMAADHISSHLALHGLGAADVRRWWLHQANINMNLLIARKLLGRDATADEAPIVLDQYANTASAGSIIAFSLHQADLQSGDVGVICSFGAGYSIGSLVIRKR from the coding sequence ATGCGCCTGCCTCAACCCAGTGCTGATGTTGTCATCAGCGGCACCGGTCTGTGGACCCCGGATAACGTACTCACCAACGAAGAGTTGGTACAGGTACTGAACGAATACGCTGACCGATTTAATGCCGAGCATGCTGCCGAAATAGAAGCAGGGCAGGTGAAAGCGGCGGCGCGATCCGATGCGGGCTTCATAGAAAAGGCCAGCGGCATAAAGCAACGCCATGTGTACATCAAAGACGGCATTCTGGATGTGGATCGCATGCGACCCAACATTCCGGAGCGTGCAGATTCTGAATTGAGTCATCAGGCCGAGATTGCCTTGGCCGCCGCAAAAAAGGCGTTGGCCGCCGCCAATAAAACCGGCAGTGACATTGACGCCGTGATCGTCAGTTGTGCCTATACGCAGCGAGCTTATCCCGCCATTGCTATAGAAGTGCAGAATGCGCTCGGCATTGATGGCTTCGGTTTCGACATGCTGGTGGCCTGTTCAGCGGCCACCTTTGCACAGCATCGGGCGTACGAAATGATCAAATCGGGTACCGCACGGGCGGTGTTGGTCATTAACCCCGAACTGACATCGCCACAGGTGAACTACCGCGACCGTGACAGCCACTTTATCTTTGGTGATGTCGCCACCGCAGTGGTTCTGGAACGCGGTGACACAGCCAATGCTCTGCACGTGTATGACGTGTTGGGTACGCAAGCGAAGACGCTGTTTTCCAATACCATTCGCTCCAATTTCGGTTATCTGTCGCGGACCAACGATGCCGACCCGTTCGGGCCCGATAAACTGTTTCACCAAGAGGGCCGTACAGTGTTTAAAGAAGTGTGCCCTATGGCAGCTGATCACATCAGCAGCCACCTGGCCTTGCATGGTTTGGGGGCTGCTGATGTGCGGCGCTGGTGGCTGCATCAGGCCAACATCAACATGAACCTGTTGATTGCCCGTAAGCTGCTGGGGCGTGATGCCACTGCAGATGAAGCGCCTATTGTGCTGGACCAATACGCCAACACAGCGTCGGCAGGTTCAATCATCGCGTTCAGCTTGCATCAAGCGGACCTGCAATCCGGTGACGTTGGGGTGATCTGCTCTTTTGGCGCAGGGTACTCCATTGGTAGTTTGGTGATTCGCAAACGGTAG
- a CDS encoding ATP-binding protein, giving the protein MLRLGTWFNGALLAGLLALPFQALAYDQYGRWLEMSPSAIDSPSGYFDAVKDRPTGTGVRLTGGTFWYGTQLSLAQAEHLVIDFRNTFVLASFTHYVYDQDGQLIAQLHGGVTDPERGEYFLRHGQSLRLASGDYRILTRIDSPYFIAIPEPYLQTDAQYRQSIRVPMAITLVGLGIFLALGFYYIVMGLWRRSLGDTLYAGFIIGNLVFNSASHLVLRDLFGLTGFYLTSVPILFSNVAYVGFVMILLGISQKRSPRFFYLGIAAISLMMLFWPVAMLQPQWSLELARYGVGIFALYGLSCGIAQALQRNKVAYFYLVANVAFVIPAFFTISLRNINIADTFLIEHLGLISVGLEVLLLAQVMSYQVGLVYREREQRIREAQQAVSLARESVLAKERFLANMSHELRTPLNAIHGTVELLKSQPLELRFRRQLDTIHQSSKFLLYLINDILDLAKMSAGKMKLAKAPFDLDRMLQNVCDLYRSNNELKEVDLLIEVAPEVPSVVVGDESRLKQVLANLLSNAYKFTDEGCISIQVRFDAADHLYFAVVDSGVGIAPEHQDVIFDAFTQVDDSSVRRHGGAGLGLQICTRLVHMMGGELHVTSTPGEGSTFHFVLPMSTERPLAPGIQKSMAILYAPHWQRMAELARQDLISMDAHIVLMEELDDAELDSANVEHWLVFSRHYDSDILARLRATNGKVLWFLPESVVYDLPVMPGVEFEAAPYGRYHLRRWIGEPLNASEVLPITESLHNAHIVAVDDNPINLRVVTALLEKLGATVHGFDNASRAIDYIRQHSVDLILMDIQMPDLDGLQASERLRAQGFSQPIIAFTANVSMRDREACTASGMNDVLVKPVRMEQLRKTVQKWLVR; this is encoded by the coding sequence GTGCTCAGACTCGGTACTTGGTTTAACGGAGCGTTGTTGGCAGGGCTATTGGCGTTGCCGTTTCAGGCATTGGCATACGACCAATACGGGCGTTGGCTTGAAATGTCGCCTTCTGCAATTGATAGCCCAAGTGGCTACTTTGATGCCGTCAAGGATCGACCGACAGGCACTGGCGTCCGGCTGACGGGAGGCACCTTTTGGTACGGTACGCAGCTCTCGTTAGCGCAAGCAGAGCACCTTGTTATCGACTTCCGCAATACCTTCGTTCTTGCCTCCTTTACTCATTACGTTTACGACCAAGATGGCCAGTTAATAGCGCAGTTGCACGGCGGTGTCACTGACCCTGAACGCGGCGAATATTTCTTGCGCCACGGACAGTCGCTGCGTTTGGCCTCGGGCGATTACCGTATTCTCACGCGTATAGACAGTCCGTACTTTATCGCCATCCCAGAGCCGTATCTGCAGACCGATGCGCAGTACCGGCAAAGCATTCGCGTCCCCATGGCCATTACGCTGGTGGGGCTTGGGATATTTTTGGCGTTGGGCTTTTATTACATCGTAATGGGGCTTTGGCGGCGTTCGCTCGGTGACACTCTGTATGCCGGCTTTATCATTGGTAACCTGGTGTTCAACAGCGCTTCGCATCTGGTATTGCGAGACCTGTTTGGCTTGACCGGATTCTATCTGACCAGTGTACCCATTTTGTTTTCCAACGTTGCCTACGTTGGTTTTGTGATGATCCTATTGGGTATATCGCAAAAGCGCAGCCCGCGTTTCTTCTATCTCGGCATTGCCGCCATTTCTTTGATGATGCTGTTTTGGCCGGTGGCCATGTTGCAACCGCAGTGGTCACTTGAACTGGCACGTTACGGAGTCGGTATCTTTGCTTTATACGGTCTTAGCTGTGGCATTGCCCAGGCACTACAACGCAACAAAGTAGCGTATTTCTATTTAGTGGCTAATGTGGCCTTCGTGATACCTGCTTTCTTTACCATCTCGCTACGTAATATAAACATTGCCGATACCTTTTTGATTGAGCACTTGGGGCTGATTTCTGTCGGCCTTGAGGTGTTATTACTGGCACAGGTGATGAGTTATCAGGTGGGTTTGGTGTACCGCGAGCGCGAGCAGCGCATTCGTGAAGCACAGCAAGCGGTCAGTCTCGCCCGTGAATCCGTGCTCGCTAAAGAGCGTTTCTTGGCAAACATGAGCCATGAATTGCGTACACCACTGAATGCCATTCACGGTACGGTTGAGTTACTAAAGTCGCAACCACTTGAGCTGCGGTTTCGCCGCCAGCTGGATACCATTCATCAATCCTCAAAGTTCTTACTGTATCTGATCAACGACATATTGGATCTGGCGAAAATGAGTGCAGGCAAGATGAAATTGGCCAAGGCTCCCTTTGATCTCGACCGTATGCTGCAGAATGTGTGCGATCTTTACCGCTCCAACAATGAATTGAAGGAAGTGGATTTATTAATAGAAGTGGCTCCCGAAGTCCCCTCTGTGGTCGTCGGCGACGAAAGCCGATTAAAGCAAGTACTGGCGAACCTGTTGAGCAATGCCTACAAATTCACCGATGAAGGTTGTATTAGCATACAGGTGCGTTTTGATGCCGCAGACCATTTGTACTTTGCGGTGGTTGATTCTGGTGTGGGGATTGCCCCCGAGCATCAGGACGTTATTTTCGATGCGTTCACGCAAGTAGATGACTCTTCGGTACGACGCCATGGCGGTGCCGGCTTAGGGCTACAGATATGTACGCGCTTGGTGCACATGATGGGTGGCGAACTGCATGTGACCAGCACGCCGGGTGAGGGCAGTACGTTTCACTTTGTGTTGCCGATGTCGACAGAGCGCCCCCTGGCACCGGGTATACAAAAGTCGATGGCTATACTGTATGCCCCCCATTGGCAACGGATGGCGGAGCTGGCTCGGCAAGACCTCATCAGCATGGATGCACACATCGTGTTGATGGAAGAGCTTGATGATGCCGAGTTGGATAGCGCGAATGTCGAGCATTGGTTGGTTTTTAGTCGGCATTATGACTCAGATATTTTGGCCCGATTGCGAGCGACTAATGGCAAGGTACTTTGGTTCCTGCCGGAGTCGGTGGTGTATGACTTGCCAGTAATGCCTGGCGTCGAATTCGAGGCTGCACCCTACGGGCGTTATCATTTGCGGCGCTGGATTGGGGAGCCATTGAATGCCTCGGAGGTGCTGCCGATTACCGAGTCGCTACACAATGCGCATATTGTAGCGGTGGACGACAATCCTATTAACTTGCGTGTGGTGACGGCCTTGCTGGAAAAGCTCGGAGCCACCGTACACGGCTTTGACAACGCTTCCCGGGCGATTGACTACATCCGTCAGCACTCGGTTGATTTGATCCTGATGGATATCCAAATGCCCGACCTCGATGGCTTGCAAGCCAGTGAACGCTTGCGCGCCCAAGGCTTCTCGCAGCCGATTATTGCCTTCACGGCCAATGTGAGTATGCGTGATCGCGAGGCCTGTACGGCGTCCGGTATGAACGATGTGCTGGTTAAACCCGTGCGTATGGAGCAGCTGAGAAAGACTGTGCAGAAATGGCTGGTCAGGTAA
- a CDS encoding Type 1 glutamine amidotransferase-like domain-containing protein → MKHLLITSMLFGLLSAPAIACLTEEVENNNTESLANGPVCSGVTVNARINNRNDVDWFYIDSTETGDISISLSHGNNVDFDWFLYRETGGAILTGETSNNPETGTYTQAAPGRHYIKVTRWSGTGNYQLNVTFAGGGNGGAPGGEQCDYGPRPSKPGGLTTYRIGSLDDTCVELDEPALLLMGGGSDVDAAFSQRVAPHIQGGNIVVLRTTGTGAYNTYLQDLTNAASVETLIVDTRNKANSDYVDWVIRTAEFVFMSGGDQSDYLNQWEGTKVQDAIQYVYSKGGVIGGTSAGNAVLGEFIYDPDGVAGAVSAEVVTDFCHNTINISDDFVHAPPLAGVITDTHFYERDRMGRLMVLQAHLPTSTRGVGVSEGTSLWVTANGQAVVDGAYEVYVVRADGQTSYQQTSCGQPVIISNMLRYKLLPGDTYNFANNSSNVTPIRIGVDGRNGSFYTPSNPY, encoded by the coding sequence ATGAAGCATCTACTGATCACCAGCATGCTATTTGGGTTGCTCAGTGCGCCTGCTATCGCCTGTCTGACAGAAGAAGTAGAAAACAACAATACGGAGAGTTTAGCCAATGGACCGGTCTGCTCTGGTGTCACCGTGAACGCTCGTATCAATAATCGAAATGACGTTGACTGGTTTTACATTGATAGCACTGAAACCGGTGATATCAGCATCAGCTTGAGCCATGGCAACAATGTGGACTTTGATTGGTTTCTCTATCGTGAAACGGGCGGCGCCATACTCACCGGTGAAACCAGCAACAACCCGGAAACAGGCACCTACACTCAGGCTGCGCCGGGACGTCATTATATTAAGGTGACGCGATGGAGTGGTACGGGCAACTATCAGTTGAACGTCACCTTCGCGGGGGGCGGCAATGGAGGTGCACCTGGTGGCGAGCAATGTGACTACGGCCCTCGACCAAGTAAGCCCGGCGGTCTAACCACCTATCGCATTGGGTCGTTGGACGACACCTGTGTGGAACTGGACGAACCTGCCTTACTGCTTATGGGCGGTGGCAGCGACGTGGACGCGGCCTTCAGCCAGCGCGTAGCACCGCACATCCAGGGCGGAAACATTGTGGTATTGCGGACGACGGGTACGGGCGCATACAACACCTACTTGCAGGATCTCACCAACGCGGCTTCCGTCGAAACCTTGATCGTCGACACCCGAAACAAAGCCAATTCAGACTATGTGGATTGGGTGATTCGCACCGCTGAATTTGTCTTTATGTCAGGTGGTGACCAGTCAGACTACTTGAACCAGTGGGAAGGCACAAAGGTGCAGGACGCGATTCAGTACGTGTACAGCAAAGGTGGGGTAATTGGTGGTACGTCGGCTGGGAATGCCGTATTGGGTGAGTTTATTTATGACCCCGATGGTGTGGCGGGTGCCGTCAGTGCGGAGGTCGTCACCGATTTCTGCCATAACACGATCAACATCAGCGATGACTTCGTGCATGCGCCACCATTGGCTGGCGTCATTACGGATACACACTTTTATGAGCGTGATCGTATGGGGCGCTTGATGGTGTTGCAAGCACACTTGCCAACGAGTACCCGAGGTGTAGGTGTGTCTGAAGGGACATCGCTATGGGTGACGGCCAATGGGCAAGCGGTGGTCGATGGCGCGTACGAAGTCTACGTTGTACGTGCTGACGGGCAGACGAGCTACCAGCAGACGAGCTGCGGTCAGCCGGTTATTATCAGCAATATGCTGCGTTACAAACTCCTGCCGGGCGATACCTACAACTTCGCCAATAACAGCAGTAACGTGACGCCGATTCGTATTGGGGTCGATGGTCGCAACGGAAGCTTCTACACGCCAAGCAACCCTTACTGA
- a CDS encoding class I SAM-dependent methyltransferase, whose product MTTEFACRLCQHTPLQPFATDRRRSYWVCAVCQMVQVNAANFLSPEAEKAQYDTHVNDVDDPRYRQFLARTATPLLQRLKVPSRGLDFGCGPGPLLAKMLTEAGHSMALYDAFYHPDQQVLTQRYDFITATEVAEHLHAVDEWLNRLWAMLLPGGWLAIQTRQYVSAPEFPNWYYKNDLTHVSFFSPSTFVWLAEQWSAKLDIISDEVVLLQKASN is encoded by the coding sequence ATGACGACCGAGTTCGCCTGTCGCCTGTGTCAGCACACGCCATTGCAGCCATTTGCGACGGATCGCCGACGCAGCTACTGGGTTTGCGCGGTCTGTCAGATGGTGCAAGTAAATGCTGCCAACTTTCTGAGCCCGGAAGCCGAAAAGGCGCAATACGATACTCACGTTAACGATGTCGATGATCCACGCTATCGGCAGTTTTTGGCGCGCACGGCGACGCCGCTTTTGCAGCGCCTCAAGGTACCCAGCCGGGGTTTGGACTTTGGCTGCGGTCCCGGGCCACTCTTGGCTAAAATGCTGACAGAGGCAGGGCATTCAATGGCTCTGTATGATGCGTTCTACCACCCGGACCAGCAGGTGCTCACCCAGCGCTATGACTTTATTACGGCAACGGAGGTTGCTGAACACTTGCACGCTGTCGATGAATGGCTGAATCGGCTCTGGGCGATGTTACTTCCCGGTGGCTGGTTGGCAATCCAGACCAGGCAGTACGTGTCGGCGCCAGAGTTTCCGAACTGGTATTACAAGAATGATCTCACCCATGTCAGTTTCTTCAGCCCCTCTACCTTTGTTTGGCTGGCAGAGCAATGGTCAGCCAAGCTGGACATCATCAGTGACGAGGTCGTGTTGTTGCAGAAAGCATCAAATTGA